A window from Polynucleobacter sp. MWH-UH25E encodes these proteins:
- a CDS encoding tetratricopeptide repeat protein, which translates to MKMRNVMKVTKMFVTVFASALLLTSSLAFAEATLPEVSQAIQSGQLAKADAMMKEVLQNHPNSAKAHYIASELYLREGKIDAARQAFVKAENLAPGLPFAQPESVQRLQAELRAGAVPAHTSANAGAGSIFTSPMFWILIAILIAGIMFFMRKRQQPVEVYNAPTANGPYPGAPGAPGAYPPGYPGAPSVGSGLMGSLATGAALGAGMVAGEALASHLMGGGQHANPGNINNGFNQVGGIAPDAPNFGVNDASSWDDAGASSWDDSGGGDFMSDV; encoded by the coding sequence ATGAAAATGCGTAATGTAATGAAGGTAACGAAGATGTTTGTGACAGTGTTCGCAAGCGCGCTCTTGCTAACGAGTTCTCTCGCTTTTGCCGAAGCAACATTGCCAGAGGTTTCTCAAGCCATTCAATCAGGTCAATTGGCTAAAGCCGATGCCATGATGAAAGAGGTATTACAAAACCATCCGAATAGCGCCAAGGCGCATTACATTGCATCTGAACTCTATTTGCGTGAAGGCAAAATTGATGCCGCGCGTCAAGCCTTTGTTAAAGCAGAAAATCTAGCGCCTGGATTGCCATTCGCTCAGCCTGAATCTGTTCAGCGCCTACAAGCAGAGTTGCGCGCTGGCGCAGTGCCTGCCCACACAAGCGCAAATGCAGGCGCAGGTTCTATCTTCACCAGCCCCATGTTCTGGATTCTGATTGCGATCTTGATCGCCGGAATTATGTTCTTCATGAGAAAGCGTCAACAACCTGTAGAGGTATACAACGCGCCGACAGCAAATGGCCCATATCCTGGCGCTCCCGGTGCTCCTGGTGCTTATCCTCCTGGTTATCCTGGTGCACCTAGCGTAGGTAGTGGCTTGATGGGTAGCTTGGCAACGGGCGCCGCTTTAGGTGCTGGCATGGTTGCGGGTGAAGCATTGGCTAGCCATTTAATGGGTGGCGGCCAACACGCTAATCCCGGAAATATCAACAATGGCTTTAATCAAGTCGGTGGAATCGCGCCAGACGCTCCGAACTTTGGAGTGAACGATGCGAGCTCGTGGGATGACGCTGGTGCCAGCTCTTGGGATGACAGTGGTGGTGGCGATTTCATGAGTGACGTTTAA
- a CDS encoding DUF1993 family protein — MAMSMYQASIPQFVKMLTNLSNILKKGEAFAKEKNIDGTVLVNDRLAPDMFPLSKQIQIACDQVKNGMARLAGVEPPKFDDHESTFEQLQERIAKTIAFAKTITPAQLEGSETKEIKFSIKEWNFEFVGDQYLLTWIIPNFYFHIATAYNILRHNGVEVGKSDYLGG; from the coding sequence ATGGCAATGTCAATGTATCAAGCATCGATTCCGCAGTTTGTGAAGATGCTGACAAATCTCTCCAACATCTTGAAAAAAGGTGAGGCCTTCGCCAAGGAAAAGAATATTGATGGCACAGTGTTGGTCAATGATCGCCTCGCGCCAGATATGTTCCCGCTATCAAAGCAAATCCAAATTGCCTGCGACCAAGTCAAGAACGGCATGGCGCGTCTTGCTGGCGTTGAGCCACCCAAATTCGATGATCACGAAAGTACTTTTGAGCAGTTGCAAGAGCGTATTGCTAAAACCATTGCTTTTGCTAAGACAATTACCCCTGCGCAGCTTGAGGGTAGCGAGACTAAAGAAATTAAGTTCTCAATTAAAGAATGGAACTTTGAGTTTGTAGGTGATCAATACCTGCTAACCTGGATCATTCCTAACTTCTACTTTCATATTGCGACTGCGTACAACATCCTGCGTCACAACGGTGTAGAGGTGGGTAAGTCTGACTACCTTGGGGGCTAG
- a CDS encoding tripartite tricarboxylate transporter substrate binding protein, which yields MKVYQKATYIVAGFCFFLGLCTAAFAQSAAPFPDRTIQYIIPFPPAGESDLVARYQADISAKKFGQPMVVMNRAGAGGALVWSALNTYPADGATVVGVNIPHTILQPLQEGIQYKTDDINAIYYYHFTPDALMVSADSPYKTYQEFIAAAKKEPGKMSLAGSAQYSANHMAVERLNKLAGVKINYVPFKGTGDLITALIGMHVDGAMGYLPLAIQQKGKVRTLAIATEKRNPALPDVPTFKELGLNWVDGAYRGVAVPKSTPLVLQQKMSDYFAKLNADPETKKKLEESGFVLVDIPLAKMPAFMKEKTAQSMEDAKNAGMIK from the coding sequence ATGAAGGTGTATCAGAAGGCAACTTATATCGTTGCTGGGTTTTGTTTTTTCTTAGGCCTGTGTACAGCAGCGTTTGCGCAATCCGCAGCACCCTTCCCCGATAGAACCATCCAGTACATCATTCCCTTTCCGCCTGCTGGTGAATCGGATCTAGTTGCCCGCTATCAAGCTGATATCTCTGCGAAAAAGTTTGGGCAACCCATGGTGGTAATGAATCGCGCTGGTGCTGGTGGCGCTCTTGTTTGGAGCGCGCTTAATACCTACCCCGCCGATGGCGCAACCGTAGTAGGCGTCAATATTCCGCACACCATCTTGCAGCCACTACAAGAAGGTATTCAGTACAAGACTGACGACATCAATGCGATCTACTACTACCACTTCACCCCAGATGCCTTGATGGTCTCTGCTGATAGTCCGTATAAAACCTATCAAGAATTTATTGCGGCAGCTAAGAAAGAGCCTGGCAAGATGTCCTTGGCTGGCTCGGCCCAATACTCTGCTAACCATATGGCTGTAGAGCGTCTGAATAAATTGGCAGGCGTCAAAATTAATTACGTACCCTTTAAAGGCACAGGCGATTTAATTACCGCGCTTATTGGTATGCACGTTGATGGCGCGATGGGTTATTTGCCATTAGCAATTCAGCAAAAAGGAAAAGTACGCACCCTTGCTATCGCCACCGAGAAACGCAATCCCGCCCTGCCGGATGTACCCACCTTTAAAGAGTTAGGCCTGAACTGGGTAGACGGTGCTTATCGTGGTGTAGCCGTACCGAAATCTACCCCACTAGTGCTACAACAAAAGATGTCAGATTACTTTGCCAAACTCAATGCTGATCCTGAGACTAAGAAAAAACTAGAAGAGTCTGGTTTTGTATTGGTAGATATTCCGCTAGCAAAGATGCCAGCATTTATGAAAGAGAAAACCGCGCAATCTATGGAAGATGCGAAGAATGCGGGAATGATTAAGTAA
- a CDS encoding LexA family transcriptional regulator, which produces MKTQLSPLKTTLSQAPQALAGHFATYELKLLSHRISAGFPSPAADYAEDGLDLNQYLVENKPATFMFTVKGDSMLGAGICDGDKVVVDKALKPKHKDIVVAVVDGEYTIKRLYQSRGRVELQPENPSYEPITFGEGNELQIWGVVVGVVRKYSTASTRYNKSIKL; this is translated from the coding sequence ATGAAAACGCAGTTAAGCCCCCTAAAAACGACCTTAAGTCAGGCACCGCAAGCCTTGGCAGGTCATTTTGCTACTTATGAACTCAAGCTCTTAAGTCACCGTATTTCAGCTGGGTTCCCTAGTCCGGCGGCGGATTATGCTGAGGATGGCTTGGATTTAAACCAGTACCTCGTAGAGAACAAGCCCGCCACTTTCATGTTCACCGTGAAGGGTGACTCGATGTTGGGTGCAGGAATTTGTGACGGCGATAAGGTCGTAGTGGATAAAGCGTTAAAGCCAAAACACAAAGATATCGTGGTTGCAGTCGTTGATGGTGAGTACACCATTAAACGCCTATATCAATCACGTGGCCGCGTTGAGTTGCAACCTGAGAACCCGAGCTATGAGCCCATCACATTTGGTGAGGGTAATGAGTTGCAGATTTGGGGTGTAGTAGTTGGCGTGGTGCGCAAGTACAGCACTGCGAGCACTCGTTACAACAAGAGTATCAAGCTATGA
- a CDS encoding Y-family DNA polymerase, producing the protein MSAPQKLPTTHLTPALFALVDVNNFYVSCERVFQPKLETVPMVVLSNNDGCAVARSAEVKALGVKMGMPWFQMKDLAKKHGITAYSSNYTLYGDMSNRVVQVLKTFTPKIEIYSIDESFLQIESVLKHYRDTIEFGQSIRQTVKETTGLPVCVGIGASKTLAKLANHLAKKHPTFSGVCDVQAMPKEELYQWMSETEVGEVWGIGRQLNKKLKAQGIHSVFDLLCASPQAMRQQYGVVMERLCHELRGTSCLQLEEVAPDKQQIIASRSFGKLVTSQTELAQSVATHVARAAEKLRGQDGVTGALTVFIQTNPFKQYEPQHHQSITVPLANPTDNTLTLTNAALAGLRQIYQPKFRYKKAGIILNCISDKPSVQQSLFEDLESKGKSAHLMKVMDEINTRFGNAALRSAVSGTQDSKQAWQMRSNNRSPNYTTKWDELPIAR; encoded by the coding sequence ATGAGTGCGCCACAAAAATTACCTACCACTCATTTAACCCCAGCATTGTTTGCTTTGGTGGATGTGAACAATTTTTATGTTTCTTGTGAGCGTGTTTTTCAGCCCAAGCTTGAAACCGTTCCTATGGTCGTGCTATCAAATAATGATGGATGCGCCGTAGCGCGTAGCGCGGAAGTCAAGGCCCTAGGGGTTAAGATGGGTATGCCCTGGTTTCAGATGAAAGATCTGGCCAAGAAGCACGGCATTACTGCCTACTCATCAAACTACACGCTATATGGCGATATGAGCAATCGCGTAGTGCAGGTACTCAAAACATTTACACCCAAGATTGAGATCTACAGCATTGATGAAAGCTTCTTGCAAATTGAGAGTGTTTTAAAACACTACCGCGACACCATTGAGTTTGGTCAATCGATTCGACAAACCGTGAAAGAGACAACCGGCTTGCCAGTCTGCGTTGGCATTGGCGCTAGCAAGACTTTGGCGAAGTTGGCCAATCATTTAGCAAAGAAGCATCCTACATTCTCTGGCGTATGTGATGTACAGGCAATGCCCAAAGAAGAACTCTATCAATGGATGAGCGAGACTGAGGTTGGTGAGGTGTGGGGTATTGGTCGGCAGTTAAATAAAAAACTTAAAGCGCAGGGTATTCATAGTGTGTTTGACCTACTGTGTGCTTCACCACAGGCTATGCGCCAGCAATATGGTGTGGTCATGGAGCGCCTTTGCCATGAGTTGCGAGGCACTTCCTGCCTACAGTTAGAAGAAGTGGCGCCAGATAAACAGCAAATCATCGCTTCTCGCAGCTTTGGCAAGCTAGTGACCAGCCAGACTGAGCTAGCCCAATCAGTAGCGACTCATGTCGCGAGAGCCGCAGAGAAGTTGAGAGGGCAAGATGGGGTGACTGGTGCATTAACGGTGTTTATTCAGACAAACCCATTTAAGCAATATGAGCCACAGCACCATCAAAGCATCACCGTTCCTTTGGCTAATCCAACAGACAACACGCTGACATTAACTAACGCAGCACTAGCAGGCCTGAGGCAAATTTATCAACCGAAGTTTCGTTATAAGAAGGCGGGAATCATTCTGAACTGCATTAGCGATAAACCTAGCGTACAGCAATCACTCTTTGAAGATCTCGAGAGCAAAGGTAAGTCAGCGCACCTTATGAAGGTGATGGATGAAATTAATACCCGCTTTGGAAATGCAGCGCTTCGGTCAGCAGTCTCGGGTACGCAAGATAGTAAACAAGCTTGGCAAATGAGATCAAACAATCGATCACCTAACTACACCACCAAGTGGGATGAGTTGCCCATCGCACGCTAG
- a CDS encoding YkgJ family cysteine cluster protein: MTSNPCFDCGQCCQHFRVSFYHGEIEGNGVGVVPAELTTKLTDHLACMKGTEKGGAPCIALRHTKEEWRCSIYENRPTPCREFNILNEDGTPNPDCERLQLVAKQKRLASR; the protein is encoded by the coding sequence ATGACATCGAATCCCTGCTTTGACTGTGGCCAGTGCTGCCAACATTTTCGTGTGAGTTTTTATCACGGGGAAATCGAAGGTAATGGCGTGGGTGTGGTTCCCGCAGAGTTGACTACCAAGCTCACAGATCATCTCGCCTGTATGAAAGGCACGGAGAAGGGTGGCGCCCCTTGTATCGCATTACGCCACACCAAAGAAGAATGGCGTTGCTCTATTTATGAGAACCGTCCAACCCCTTGCCGAGAATTTAATATTCTCAATGAGGATGGAACGCCCAACCCAGATTGCGAGCGACTGCAGCTAGTCGCCAAACAAAAGCGACTAGCATCTCGTTAG
- a CDS encoding tripartite tricarboxylate transporter substrate binding protein encodes MRNLSKQSLLKTVFACTAIFLLQSASAQTVTKLIVPTAPGGGTDALFRVASKDAQRFIGGPISVQNVPGAGGTIGVAQMVNSPPDGYTLAGVWPSPVTVVPQTSKVPYTPNDYIPVIQLSTAPYVFCVHPDFPANDGKSFMEELRKNPKKYTYGTDGLGGPAQLATERIFRPQNIQAVDVPYKGAGETIIGFLSNQIDIYVGSIPPVLQHANIGKAKCLLVSSANRNAQFPNASSLKDIGLPKEETLLWRVVLAPKGTKPERVKQIAQAYTQAMKEPDTVRYLDEVGESPAVLTGKELQNKLDQEYAAFSQIAKTLNLR; translated from the coding sequence ATGCGCAATCTTTCTAAACAATCTCTTTTAAAAACTGTCTTTGCTTGTACGGCAATTTTCTTATTGCAATCGGCTTCTGCTCAGACCGTCACTAAATTGATTGTTCCTACTGCGCCTGGTGGCGGTACTGATGCACTCTTCCGAGTGGCCTCTAAAGATGCACAGCGATTTATTGGTGGCCCGATTAGTGTGCAGAACGTTCCTGGTGCTGGCGGCACGATTGGTGTTGCGCAAATGGTGAACTCTCCACCCGATGGTTACACCCTAGCTGGTGTTTGGCCCTCTCCCGTTACCGTAGTTCCACAAACGAGCAAGGTTCCTTACACCCCGAATGACTACATTCCAGTGATTCAGCTCTCTACTGCGCCTTATGTCTTTTGCGTACACCCTGATTTTCCGGCAAATGATGGCAAATCATTTATGGAAGAGCTGCGCAAGAATCCCAAGAAATACACCTACGGCACTGATGGCTTAGGTGGCCCTGCGCAGCTCGCTACCGAGCGCATCTTTAGACCACAAAATATCCAAGCTGTTGATGTTCCCTACAAAGGTGCCGGTGAAACCATTATTGGTTTTTTATCGAATCAGATAGATATCTATGTGGGTTCTATTCCACCAGTTTTGCAACACGCCAATATTGGTAAAGCCAAGTGCTTGCTAGTCTCTTCTGCAAACAGAAATGCGCAGTTTCCGAATGCCAGCTCCTTGAAAGATATTGGCCTTCCTAAAGAAGAAACCTTATTGTGGCGCGTAGTGCTCGCACCTAAAGGTACTAAGCCTGAGCGCGTTAAACAAATTGCACAGGCCTACACCCAAGCTATGAAAGAGCCCGATACCGTCCGATATTTAGATGAAGTTGGTGAATCTCCTGCCGTCCTCACAGGCAAAGAACTGCAAAACAAACTCGATCAGGAATACGCAGCCTTCAGCCAAATCGCGAAGACGCTGAATTTACGCTAA
- a CDS encoding amidohydrolase — protein MSEKSAITGVDCHAHIMAVDLPLAPEIHSRPARDVGAEEYLAVLGSHGISHGVLTAPSFCGANNSLLLDALRRYPDRLRGTVIVDPSSPRLEQELIQMREQGVVGIRLNWIKKKAIPDIDSADYKKLLGIAKDLDLHIELFLEDQLQELVVPKILASGATLVLDHFGNPDPKLGAQGKQSKSFQNTLHGLADGKVWVKLSAPYRLGFLDGVSIQGYVDALVAVNPKQLVWASDWPWLSYENRFTYADCISWIQSAIPNTKVWNDILINNPKSLFHFE, from the coding sequence ATGTCAGAAAAATCCGCTATTACTGGCGTAGATTGCCATGCCCACATCATGGCCGTGGATCTACCCTTGGCTCCGGAGATCCATTCTCGACCTGCGCGCGATGTTGGTGCAGAAGAATATCTCGCTGTTTTAGGCTCACACGGCATCTCACATGGGGTATTAACTGCACCCAGTTTTTGTGGTGCCAATAATTCGCTTTTGCTTGATGCTCTTCGTCGTTATCCTGATCGCCTTCGTGGCACTGTGATTGTTGACCCTAGCTCGCCCCGCCTAGAGCAAGAACTAATACAGATGCGTGAGCAAGGTGTTGTTGGCATTCGCTTGAATTGGATTAAGAAAAAAGCCATTCCGGATATTGATAGTGCTGACTATAAAAAACTCCTGGGTATAGCTAAAGACTTGGATCTTCATATTGAATTGTTCCTAGAAGACCAATTACAAGAATTGGTGGTTCCTAAAATTTTGGCTAGTGGCGCCACTTTAGTGTTAGATCACTTTGGCAACCCCGATCCTAAACTTGGAGCTCAAGGCAAGCAGAGCAAGAGTTTTCAGAACACCCTGCATGGTCTCGCTGATGGCAAGGTGTGGGTCAAACTCTCAGCACCCTATCGCCTTGGCTTTTTAGATGGCGTTTCTATTCAAGGCTATGTTGATGCTCTTGTGGCAGTCAACCCCAAACAACTAGTATGGGCTAGTGATTGGCCATGGCTCAGTTATGAAAACCGCTTTACTTATGCTGACTGCATTTCTTGGATTCAATCAGCCATTCCAAATACCAAAGTGTGGAATGACATTTTGATCAATAACCCTAAATCCCTGTTTCATTTTGAATAA
- a CDS encoding oxaloacetate decarboxylase, with amino-acid sequence MPQQDGSTHLGTKLRRLINERRGLLVPGAGNALAARVIEDAGFEAVYLSGAGLTNQFYGIPDLGFISLNDVASHTAAIRDVIQLPLIVDIDVGFGNAVNVHHTIKVLERSGANAVQIEDQAMPKRCGHFAGKSIISKEEMCGKIKAAADARVHDDFLIIARTDARSINGLQDALDRAQAYAQAGADMTFIEAPESVEEMKIIAAQTNCPQLINMVIGGKTPSLPQQELAQMGFGIVLYANAALQGAVHGMNQALNHLKQTGELKEDPNLVATFAQRQSVVKKEDFDALEKKFS; translated from the coding sequence ATGCCACAACAAGATGGCTCAACCCATTTGGGCACCAAGCTGCGCCGCCTCATCAATGAGAGAAGAGGATTGCTAGTTCCTGGAGCAGGCAATGCATTAGCAGCAAGAGTGATCGAAGATGCTGGATTTGAGGCAGTCTATTTAAGTGGTGCAGGTCTCACCAATCAGTTTTACGGCATTCCGGATTTAGGTTTTATTAGCTTGAATGATGTTGCGTCGCACACTGCTGCCATTCGGGATGTGATTCAACTACCCCTGATTGTGGATATCGATGTTGGGTTTGGTAATGCGGTAAATGTGCATCACACAATTAAAGTGCTAGAGAGATCTGGTGCTAATGCAGTACAAATAGAAGATCAAGCTATGCCGAAGCGTTGTGGTCACTTCGCTGGCAAAAGCATTATTAGCAAAGAAGAGATGTGCGGCAAGATCAAAGCCGCAGCAGACGCTAGAGTGCATGATGACTTTTTAATCATTGCTAGAACAGATGCTAGATCCATTAACGGATTACAAGATGCTTTAGATAGAGCTCAAGCCTACGCGCAAGCGGGTGCGGATATGACCTTCATTGAAGCGCCAGAAAGCGTAGAAGAAATGAAGATCATTGCTGCGCAAACCAATTGCCCGCAGCTCATCAATATGGTGATTGGGGGCAAAACTCCATCGCTTCCGCAGCAAGAGCTTGCTCAAATGGGTTTTGGAATTGTGTTGTATGCCAATGCTGCCTTACAAGGCGCAGTACATGGCATGAATCAAGCCCTAAATCATTTAAAGCAAACGGGCGAACTCAAAGAAGATCCTAACTTAGTAGCCACTTTTGCTCAGCGTCAAAGTGTTGTTAAAAAAGAAGACTTTGACGCCCTAGAAAAGAAGTTCTCATAA
- a CDS encoding tripartite tricarboxylate transporter substrate binding protein, with the protein MKLSKILIAFVSTLIATSALAADLWPNRPIKFVVGFGPGGANDLVARAVAEAVGKQLGQPVIVENKPGGGSVLGGDYVAKSASDGYTFYAGAAGGVVTIPMLRNSMPYKQEDLVPVGMMAVSPSIIVVNSESPIQNFKELLAKAKNKPGVTFATAGSGSTPHFVAEMLKIYAGGGNYEIIPYKSGSEGVFAVVSKQVDATSEASVVVLPQIEGGKLRPIASTWNKRITRLPNVPTTKELGYPNIFIGHWSGIFAPKGTSPEIIAKMNQAINAALDTNALKSRLIPQGIEPAPGSQADFIKFLNEERKRLQPIVKSANMKDE; encoded by the coding sequence ATGAAACTATCCAAAATTCTTATAGCGTTTGTTTCTACACTTATCGCTACATCTGCGCTTGCTGCAGATCTATGGCCTAATCGCCCAATTAAATTTGTAGTGGGCTTTGGTCCTGGTGGCGCAAATGACTTAGTGGCACGTGCTGTTGCGGAAGCCGTAGGTAAGCAACTGGGACAACCGGTAATCGTAGAGAACAAGCCGGGCGGAGGTTCTGTGTTGGGTGGCGACTACGTTGCCAAGAGTGCCTCGGATGGTTACACCTTCTACGCTGGTGCAGCAGGTGGCGTAGTGACCATTCCGATGCTTCGTAACAGCATGCCATATAAGCAAGAAGACTTGGTGCCAGTAGGCATGATGGCGGTGAGCCCATCGATCATTGTGGTGAATAGTGAGTCACCGATTCAGAACTTTAAAGAGCTGTTAGCAAAAGCTAAAAACAAACCAGGCGTCACATTTGCAACAGCGGGCTCTGGTAGCACCCCACACTTCGTGGCAGAGATGCTCAAGATTTATGCTGGTGGTGGTAATTATGAAATCATTCCTTACAAGAGTGGATCAGAAGGTGTGTTTGCAGTGGTCTCTAAACAAGTAGATGCCACATCAGAGGCCAGCGTTGTGGTCTTACCACAAATCGAAGGCGGCAAACTCAGACCAATCGCCTCTACTTGGAACAAACGTATTACTCGTTTACCAAATGTGCCAACTACGAAAGAGTTGGGTTACCCCAATATCTTCATTGGCCACTGGTCAGGTATTTTTGCCCCTAAAGGCACCTCACCTGAAATTATCGCCAAGATGAACCAAGCGATTAATGCGGCTTTAGATACCAATGCGCTCAAGTCTCGATTGATTCCGCAGGGTATTGAGCCAGCTCCAGGGTCACAAGCAGACTTCATTAAGTTCTTGAACGAAGAGCGTAAGCGTCTACAGCCGATCGTGAAGAGCGCCAATATGAAGGATGAGTGA
- a CDS encoding sulfurtransferase — protein sequence MYHDGIDGWKQAGLPIQKERISLKPVSVALVPQKQLVVSNEEMLKLAQSKSVQIIDARTPDEYSGKDIRAIRGGHIPNAINVPFEDNWQDPAAGVKLSKKQVNDNSGMALKNTTDLKKLYENLDPDKETVVYCQSGVRASETATVLKSLGFKKVKVYDSSWLGWGNNLKAPVTDETFLNVGALNAKMAAMQNKINQLEEALKAKNN from the coding sequence ATCTATCACGATGGTATTGATGGCTGGAAGCAAGCAGGCCTACCCATTCAGAAAGAGCGCATAAGTCTCAAGCCTGTATCAGTAGCCTTGGTGCCACAAAAACAGCTGGTGGTGAGCAATGAAGAGATGCTCAAATTGGCGCAGTCCAAATCGGTGCAAATCATTGATGCAAGAACACCTGATGAATATTCTGGTAAGGACATCCGCGCCATTCGTGGCGGGCATATTCCAAATGCAATCAATGTGCCATTTGAAGATAACTGGCAGGACCCAGCTGCAGGAGTGAAGTTGAGCAAAAAGCAGGTAAACGACAACTCAGGAATGGCACTAAAAAACACAACTGATCTGAAAAAACTCTACGAGAATCTAGATCCTGATAAAGAGACAGTGGTGTATTGCCAAAGTGGAGTCCGTGCCTCTGAGACGGCAACGGTTCTCAAGAGTCTAGGATTTAAAAAGGTAAAGGTCTACGATTCATCCTGGCTGGGTTGGGGTAACAACCTCAAAGCACCTGTCACTGATGAGACATTCTTAAATGTAGGCGCACTCAATGCCAAGATGGCTGCCATGCAAAACAAGATCAATCAGTTAGAAGAAGCGCTGAAAGCTAAAAATAACTAA
- a CDS encoding tripartite tricarboxylate transporter substrate binding protein gives MKLSLWIKTLCICSLACLGSLTAIAQSEYPNKPVKIIVPFPPGGTTDLMARISAEQLTKILKQAFVIENVAGGGGVIGAERAAGAQPDGYTLVMTGVGQNAVAHGLDPNLKYDSMKDFAHISLIDLGPNVLVAHPDRPFKTLKDIVDFARANPGKLDYGYTYASSGHMAMELLRQATATCADPKKKLNCNPLPIVGIPYRGGGPLMNAILGNEIPMEFINQDAALPYVAAGKLRPIAVSSLQRNPLYPNVPTVAESGYPGFQALSWAGISAPKGTPKPVLDKLEAAMIQALQTPEVRQRIESVGFVIPPLGANAYNNFLKSEIELWTSLIKKSGIKPE, from the coding sequence ATGAAGCTTTCTTTATGGATTAAAACGCTGTGCATTTGCTCTTTAGCTTGCCTTGGCTCGCTTACAGCCATCGCCCAATCGGAATACCCCAATAAGCCCGTCAAAATTATTGTTCCCTTCCCTCCCGGTGGCACCACTGATCTGATGGCACGCATTTCTGCTGAACAACTAACTAAGATCCTCAAACAAGCCTTTGTGATTGAGAACGTCGCTGGTGGTGGTGGCGTCATTGGCGCTGAACGAGCTGCTGGTGCGCAGCCTGATGGCTACACCTTAGTAATGACCGGTGTTGGTCAAAATGCGGTAGCTCACGGCCTTGACCCCAATCTCAAATATGACTCAATGAAAGATTTTGCGCACATCTCTCTCATTGATCTTGGCCCAAATGTCTTAGTAGCTCACCCAGACCGCCCTTTTAAAACACTGAAAGATATTGTTGACTTTGCAAGAGCCAATCCTGGCAAGCTCGACTATGGCTACACCTATGCGTCATCAGGTCATATGGCGATGGAGTTACTACGCCAAGCAACTGCCACCTGCGCAGATCCTAAAAAGAAACTGAACTGCAATCCATTGCCAATCGTTGGCATTCCCTATCGCGGTGGTGGCCCATTAATGAATGCCATTTTGGGCAATGAAATTCCGATGGAGTTTATCAATCAAGACGCTGCATTGCCTTACGTTGCCGCCGGCAAACTGCGCCCAATTGCGGTAAGTAGCTTACAACGCAATCCTTTGTATCCAAATGTCCCCACTGTTGCTGAAAGTGGCTACCCAGGATTTCAGGCACTCTCGTGGGCCGGTATTAGTGCACCCAAAGGAACACCTAAACCAGTGCTCGATAAATTAGAAGCTGCCATGATTCAGGCGCTGCAAACTCCTGAAGTCAGGCAACGGATTGAGTCAGTCGGTTTTGTGATTCCACCATTGGGTGCGAATGCATACAACAATTTCTTGAAATCTGAAATTGAACTCTGGACAAGTCTCATTAAGAAGTCTGGAATTAAGCCAGAGTAA